The following proteins are encoded in a genomic region of Micromonospora olivasterospora:
- a CDS encoding IniB N-terminal domain-containing protein — MSAEPRETPEENPSMHDSQTLHDFVLNLLTNPDARSAFDLDPEGALRAAGLSDITAADVQDVVPLVVDYVPVTGVTSLAPLGDQLGSTLPAVDPTDAIGQLQSVTQQIAIPTATTSVDVNAGVLGAISVDPTGLGAAAALPFGVAVGASPTVVGADLSAGYDVAHTLDAGLVGGSAVDGLVGPDIADPVIVPVGGAVDGVLGGGLDPATGVLGSPLGVADGLVGADDPLGTVGGLGDHLGGAGGLGGQLGGVGDQLGGAGIVPDVPGTVGGVTDQVDGVLKGVTGTDITGGVSGGTSGSVSGSVGGEAEVHGGAHASTGGGLLGLTDGLL, encoded by the coding sequence GTGTCAGCCGAACCCCGCGAGACGCCTGAGGAGAACCCGTCGATGCACGACAGCCAGACGCTGCACGATTTCGTGTTGAACCTGCTCACCAACCCCGACGCCCGGTCGGCGTTCGACCTGGACCCGGAGGGCGCACTGCGTGCGGCCGGGCTCAGCGACATCACGGCGGCGGACGTGCAGGACGTGGTTCCGCTCGTGGTGGACTACGTGCCGGTCACCGGCGTCACCTCGCTGGCGCCCCTGGGCGACCAGCTCGGTTCGACCCTGCCGGCGGTCGACCCGACCGACGCGATCGGCCAACTGCAGAGCGTCACGCAGCAGATCGCCATCCCCACGGCGACGACGAGTGTGGACGTGAACGCGGGCGTGCTGGGCGCCATCAGCGTCGACCCGACCGGCCTCGGCGCCGCTGCGGCGCTGCCGTTCGGCGTCGCCGTGGGCGCCAGCCCGACGGTCGTCGGCGCCGACCTGTCGGCGGGGTACGACGTGGCGCACACGCTGGACGCGGGCCTGGTCGGCGGCTCCGCGGTCGACGGCCTCGTCGGCCCCGACATCGCGGACCCGGTGATCGTCCCGGTCGGCGGCGCGGTCGACGGGGTGCTCGGCGGCGGCCTCGACCCGGCCACCGGCGTCCTCGGCTCGCCCCTCGGCGTGGCGGACGGCCTCGTCGGCGCCGACGACCCGCTCGGCACGGTCGGCGGGCTCGGCGACCACCTCGGCGGCGCCGGCGGGCTCGGCGGCCAGCTGGGCGGCGTGGGCGACCAGCTCGGCGGCGCCGGGATCGTGCCGGACGTGCCGGGCACGGTGGGCGGCGTCACGGACCAAGTGGACGGTGTGCTCAAGGGCGTCACCGGAACGGACATCACCGGTGGTGTCAGCGGCGGTACGAGCGGCAGCGTGAGCGGCAGTGTAGGCGGCGAAGCCGAGGTCCACGGCGGCGCACACGCCTCCACCGGGGGCGGGCTGCTGGGTCTCACGGACGGGCTGCTCTGA
- a CDS encoding dynamin family protein, with protein sequence MIAPMWLDVFDEIARACVTHGRDDLLLWLRQRRAQLLDPTLRVLVIGEPKQGKSQLVNALVNAPACPVGDGRTTVLPTVVQHAETPTATLVRTPLPTAGRPAGPAAPAADRTPLPMAQVAVEIAGRVPRRPTVEAVHVEIGLPRGLLGAGIVLVDTPGTDELDAIRGPAASAALARADTVLMVSDSTRELSVAELNILLHLVRSHANVAVVQTKTDLVANWRAVADRNRQHLASAGIPASLIPVSAVLRLRAAAGDDRALNAESGFPPLIARLMRDHGDKGDRLARTSVCLIGRTVLEQLAAPLRAELSDQEAAEQTGPISRLHAAQREIDELRRCTTRWQNTLSDEMAHLLSDIEYDLRDRTRTILREVDEAFDRADPLVGWETFQEWLDGSLVEAAEANHRWFGQRCEWVAAQVASHFTRYGYDVPPQWQVPPPDDVVDRLPVLEPPTTDRFTASQKLVSGMRGSYGGVLMFGLALTLAGMPMINPVSVGAGVLFGGKTIRDEGKALLRRRQATVKTAVQRHVDDFFLRTTKDCRDTARQVQRVIRDHFTGVTEELQEAIVQSFRSAKQAADADAAVREQRQREIQQRMRRLAALYEQAQGLASARPAPVSLEPRP encoded by the coding sequence GTGATCGCGCCGATGTGGCTGGACGTGTTCGACGAGATCGCCCGGGCGTGTGTGACACACGGGCGGGACGACCTGCTTCTCTGGCTGCGTCAGCGGCGCGCCCAGCTCCTCGACCCCACCCTGCGCGTCCTCGTCATCGGGGAGCCGAAGCAGGGCAAGAGCCAACTCGTCAACGCCCTCGTCAACGCGCCCGCCTGCCCGGTCGGCGACGGCCGCACCACCGTGCTGCCGACCGTCGTCCAGCACGCCGAGACGCCCACCGCCACCCTGGTCCGCACGCCGCTGCCCACCGCCGGCCGGCCCGCCGGCCCGGCCGCGCCGGCCGCCGACCGGACCCCACTGCCGATGGCCCAGGTCGCGGTCGAGATCGCCGGTCGGGTGCCGCGCCGTCCCACCGTCGAGGCGGTACACGTCGAGATCGGACTGCCCCGGGGCCTGCTCGGCGCCGGGATCGTGCTGGTCGACACGCCGGGCACCGACGAGCTGGACGCGATCCGCGGCCCGGCCGCGTCGGCCGCGCTCGCCCGGGCCGACACGGTGCTGATGGTGTCGGACTCCACCCGGGAGCTCTCCGTCGCCGAGTTGAACATCCTGCTGCACCTCGTCCGGTCACACGCGAACGTGGCCGTCGTGCAGACCAAGACCGACCTGGTGGCGAACTGGCGGGCGGTGGCCGACCGCAACCGGCAGCACCTGGCCAGCGCCGGGATCCCCGCGTCGCTGATCCCGGTCTCGGCGGTGCTGCGGCTGCGGGCCGCGGCCGGCGACGACCGTGCGCTCAACGCCGAGTCGGGCTTCCCGCCGCTGATCGCACGGCTCATGCGCGACCACGGCGACAAGGGCGACCGGCTGGCACGCACGTCCGTGTGCCTGATCGGCCGGACGGTGCTCGAGCAGCTGGCCGCGCCGCTGCGCGCCGAACTGTCCGACCAGGAGGCGGCGGAGCAGACCGGCCCGATCTCGCGGCTGCACGCCGCGCAGCGCGAGATCGACGAGCTGCGCCGCTGCACCACGCGGTGGCAGAACACGCTCTCCGACGAGATGGCGCACCTGCTGTCCGACATCGAGTACGACCTGCGTGATCGGACCCGGACGATCCTGCGCGAGGTCGACGAGGCGTTCGACCGGGCCGACCCGCTGGTCGGCTGGGAGACCTTCCAGGAGTGGCTGGACGGCAGCCTGGTCGAGGCGGCCGAGGCGAACCACCGGTGGTTCGGCCAGCGGTGCGAGTGGGTCGCGGCGCAGGTGGCGAGCCACTTCACCCGGTACGGCTACGACGTCCCCCCGCAGTGGCAGGTGCCGCCGCCGGACGACGTGGTCGACCGGTTGCCGGTGCTGGAGCCGCCGACGACCGATCGCTTCACGGCCAGCCAGAAGCTGGTCAGCGGCATGCGCGGCTCGTACGGGGGCGTGCTGATGTTCGGCCTGGCGCTGACCCTGGCGGGGATGCCGATGATCAATCCCGTGTCCGTCGGCGCCGGCGTGCTCTTCGGCGGCAAGACCATCCGGGACGAGGGCAAGGCCCTGCTACGGCGGCGGCAGGCGACGGTGAAGACCGCCGTCCAGCGGCACGTCGACGACTTCTTCCTCCGGACGACCAAGGACTGCCGGGACACCGCCCGGCAGGTGCAGCGGGTGATCCGGGACCACTTCACGGGGGTCACCGAGGAGCTGCAGGAGGCGATCGTCCAGTCGTTCCGCAGCGCCAAGCAGGCGGCGGACGCCGACGCCGCCGTGCGCGAGCAGCGGCAGCGCGAGATCCAGCAGCGGATGCGGCGGCTGGCCGCACTGTACGAGCAGGCGCAGGGGCTGGCCTCGGCGCGGCCGGCCCCGGTGTCGCTGGAGCCGCGGCCGTGA
- a CDS encoding type 1 glutamine amidotransferase domain-containing protein, protein MADRQQSLTGKKVAFLATDGVEDVEYTQSRAAAEQAGAECHLISIKPGEIQSMNHDIEPANRYGVDGTVDQANPADYDALVLPGGTVNPDRLRMNPQAMDFVRAFFQQQKPVAAICHGPWSLVETGMVKGRTVTSYPSLRTDIRNAGGKWVDQQVQVDQGLVTSRAPSDLPAFCAKLVEEIAEGRHARQTAPA, encoded by the coding sequence ATGGCTGACAGGCAGCAGTCGCTGACCGGCAAGAAGGTCGCGTTCCTCGCCACGGACGGGGTGGAGGATGTCGAGTACACCCAGTCCCGGGCCGCCGCGGAGCAGGCGGGCGCGGAGTGCCACCTGATCTCCATCAAGCCCGGCGAGATCCAGTCGATGAACCACGACATCGAACCGGCCAACCGCTACGGCGTGGACGGCACCGTCGACCAGGCGAACCCGGCCGACTACGACGCCCTGGTGCTGCCCGGCGGCACGGTGAACCCGGACCGGCTGCGGATGAACCCGCAGGCGATGGACTTCGTCAGGGCGTTCTTCCAGCAACAGAAGCCCGTGGCGGCGATCTGCCACGGCCCGTGGTCCCTGGTCGAGACCGGGATGGTCAAGGGGCGCACGGTCACCTCATACCCCAGCCTGCGCACCGACATCCGGAACGCGGGCGGGAAGTGGGTCGACCAGCAGGTCCAGGTCGACCAGGGGCTCGTCACCAGCCGCGCCCCGAGCGACCTGCCGGCGTTCTGCGCCAAGCTGGTCGAGGAGATCGCCGAGGGCAGGCACGCCCGCCAGACGGCCCCGGCCTGA